Within Desulfolithobacter dissulfuricans, the genomic segment AATAGGAGATGGTTTCGGCCCCGTTGTAGAGAAAGACACCGTTTTTTTCGCCGCTGAACAGGGCCAGGCCGAACCGTTCGTTGAGCCGGGCGGCCTGGGCTGACGGATCGCCGGGCGGTGGTTTGATGGCCACCCCCTTGAGGCGGCCGCCAAGCGCCAGCAGGGTGTCGGCGGGCAGAATCAGGATCTGGTCCGGCTCCAGGTGGCGGTAGCGGCCCTGGAAGCTGCGCACGTCCTCGCCGGATTCCAGGGCTTCCTTTTCCACCTCGCTCATTTCCATACCATTCTCGGACGGGAAGACCACCGGGGTGAGGGTTTCTCCGTCCAGGTCCGGACGCTGGCCAAGGAGCTGCTCGGAAAATACCCCGATGATCTGCAGCTCAAGACCCCACAGGTTCAGGGTCCGCTGATCGGCCGATCTCCGGGGATCAAAGCCGATCCGCCTGGCCAGGCGCGTCGGGATCAGGACACTGTTTCGTTCCCCGCTCCGGAACCAGCGGCCAGCCACCAGGATATCATCGAGGCCGGTCACCGCCGGTTCGGTAGCGCCAAGGCCGATCAGGCCGTGGAAGATACCGGTGGTCGGACCGGACCGGATCTGGATGGTCGGCGGCCGATCGGGCTCGTCGCCCTGGAACCAGATCCGCGGCGAGATTACCGCCGTGGTATCAAAGAGCAGACTGAAGGCGAAAAGGGCTTCCCGGGGCAGATCGTTCCAGCCGATATCCTTGAGCAGCATGCCTTGATAGGGGGCCTGGTCGGTGAACTGGAGCCGGTTCTGGGTCCGCACCGACTTAACGGTGGTGAAACTCATGATGGTGAAGGTGAGGATGACCAGGGTCAGGCAGGTAAGACCGGTGCGCAGCCGCCGGCGGCGCAGGTTGGAGACCCCGAGGAAAAAGGCGGCCACAAAGGCCTTCCAGGCGGATATCTCCGAGGGCCGTCGGTGGGAGGCCCGCCGCTGCAGGACCTGCATCTCCTGCTCGAAACGCGCAACGATGATCACCGTGACCAGCAGGGAAAGACCGATGATGAAAAAGGCCAGGATGACCACCGTGGGGCTGTAGGCCAGCTTGAAGGCCGGGTGGACCTGGGAGATCACGCCGATGAGCAGGAGCAGCAGGCCGGAAAAGGCGACAATGCGCTTGTAGATGGAGACAAAGCCGAACAGGAGGCGCTCCATGCAGAAGGCAAATGGGACAAAGAGGGCGATGTAGAAGAGAACCCCGAAGAGAACATCCTTCTGGGTCTGTTCCACGTGGAGGTAGACCTGGCTGGCCAGGGCCCAGGAGCGGGAGGCCTGTTCCCGGAAGATATCGTAGCGTTTGGCGGTCAGGGCGCGGGCGGCCCGTTCCAGGGTCTGTTCCCCTTCCCGGCGCAGGGTTTTAATGCGCTGGTTGTGGATTCCGTGTTCTTCCAGGTTTTCGATCCGCGGTCCCAGCAGGGTCCACATGTCCCGAGCGGCCAGAAAGTCGGTATGGGGAAGCCTGGGATTGGCATCGATCAGGTAACCCCGGCCCAGTGGCTGCTCGAGGCTACCATTGGTGAGGATCATCTTCCTGGCCAGGACGGTGTCCGACAGGGTCAGCTTGAGTGGCGTGCGCGGTTCGAGAAAGATGGAGCCGATGGTGGAGGCACGGGTGTCGAGGCGGGAATACCAGGAGCGCAGGGGTGGGGCCTCCCGGCGGCCGTCGATGAGCTGCATTTTTGTCAGGTAGCGAAAACTGCGTGGTTCCAGCAGGTTGAAAATGGTGGTCTGGCGGCAGGGAAACATGACCAGATCGGTTTTCATGGCCCGGCGCCGCATCTTGATCCGGTAGGCGGCTTTTCCGGTCAGTTTCTTGTCAATGGCCCACAGGGCGTTGCCGTCGCGCTCGGAGAAGCGGTATCCCTCGAGAATGACCTTGTCCAGCACATGTTTTTTATCCGCCACCCCCTTGAGCAGGAAACGGCCCCGCCGGTCGGTGATGACGTGGTAGCGGGCCGGACCCTGGTACGCCAGAATGACCGTGCCCGGCGCCGGGCTGTCGGGAAATAGTTCGCCCTGGAGCAGCAGCGAGGTCCGGCCGCTGATGGTGGCAAAGCCGTTGCGGATCCTGGTATGGTTCAGGGTGGCCGCCCGGTCCAGGCTATCGAGGAGCTGGCGGACCAGCTGGAACTGGCGGCGGGCAAAGCCCCAGTCGATCCGTCCGGGTGTATCGAACGGGGTTCCCCACCAGGGGCGGATATCGCCGGTGGTGGCCAGGGTCAGGCCCACCAGGCCGGCCAGGCTGGCCACCTCGCCCCGAGTTGCGGCCGGTCCGGCAGCAGGTCCTGCCAGGGCTGGAGCCGGTTGGGCCGCAGGAAGGAGATAAAGGACGGAGCGTCACTGGCGGCCCGGGCTGCACCCTGTTCCAGGGCCGCGTTGAGGTTGCGGTAGCTCGAGGTCCGGTTGATCATGGGCCGCAGGGGATAGAGAAAGCCCCCATGGAAGGCCCCCAGGCCGGATCCCTGGCTGGACAGGTGGAGGGAGACCACGGCCTGTATGGTGGTCCGGTCAAGCTGGGACCGCAAGGTTGCCAGGTGCTGGAGCATGTCCTGTTCGGCCTGGATCTCTGCCAGTACCTGCCTGTGTTCTGCCACTGCCAGGGTTGTGATCTCCTGGAGGATTTTTTCCTCTTCCGGGTGCATATCTGTAAAGCTGGTCCGCCAGCTCAACCGGCGCAGTTGCAACCGGTGGCTGGCAAGCTCCCGGATCTGCGCTTCCCGCCCTTCTCTGGTTTCAAGCCTCAGCTGCATCAGGCGGGTGGTCAGGGCGTCGATCTGTTTTTTGAGCGGCTCCTTGATGGCCTCCTGGAACAGAGAACCCCTGTCCGGTTGCAGAGACCTGTTGCGGTACTGGTCAATGACCTCGAGCCAGGCCAGGACCTGCTGGCGTTCTTTTTTGAGGCCTCTGACCATTTTCCGCAGTGTTTTCTCCGACGTGGTCAGGCACCAGATCGCCTCCCGCATGCCTGCCTGGGCCTGGGCCCGTGCTCCGGTGGCCAGGAGGAGAAAGGAACGTTTCGGCGGATTTGCGCCCAGGATATCGGCCAGTTCCAGCAGCGTGCTGATGGAAAGGGCCTCGTCCGCGCCCGGGGCGGCGCCGGGCAGAAAGACCGAAGCGTCGTAGGCCGCCTCGACGATGATCAGCTCCTGGCCAAGCTCAGGATCTGTGCCGGGAAACAGGGCGCCGATATTTTCGCTCACCGCCGCCTCCCAGTTCAGGCCACCGCGGAGACGGGCTGAAATCTTCTCTCCTCGCTCCAGCCTGGCAGGCAGGTCCTCCAGGGACGCGGCTTCCACCCAGAAGCAGGGAAAGTCGATGGGGGAGAGTTCCTCTTTCTCCTTGAACCGGCTGCGGACAGGGGTGTTCCGGTTGACAAAGATCAGGGCCCGGGCACCCAGGGCAGCAGCAATCTCCCAGTTGCGGCCCGAATCAAAATCCATCAGGATGATACTGCCCTTGATTTCATGGCCGTTGAAGTCACTGGTTTCCCCTCGGCCCACGTAGATCAGCGGACCCGTGATCCCCTCTGGCGGCAATTTTTCCGGGGTGATCTGGTTGTAAATAAAGGGTTTGAGTTCAAAGGTGGCACCGCCGACATAGAGGGCGGCGTAGCTGGCTTGCAGGACCGGGACGGTGAAGGGTAGGGAAAAGAGCTTCTCAGGCCCGGCGCTCTTCAGCCGGTTGCGGACATAGGCGGCCGCCCGCCGGTTGCCCGGAGTGCCGGTGGAGCGGTCTTCAAGGCCTGCCAGGAAGTGGACGGTATCTTCCAGGGAGGAGGATGTGGCGAGAGCCAGTGTCGGCAGACCAGACAGCAGGACCAGGAGCATGGCCACAAGCAGCACCGGTGGCCGGGGCCTGGAGCAGATTGATGCTGCCGGGGAGTTCACTGGATGGTGCCCACCGAGATGTTGAGCTCGTCGCGCTCTTCGATCTTGTCGATCCGGCCGTCACGAATCCAGATGACCTGGTCCGAGACCGAGAGCATTTTGAAGTCGTGGGTGGCGGAGATGACGGTCACCCCGCGTTCACTGCTCATCTCCTTGAGCAGCCTGATGATCTCTTCCCCGGTGGTCAGGTCCAGATTGCCGGTGGGTTCGTCGGCCAGGATGATGGCTGGATTGTTGGCCAGGGCCCGGGCCACGGCCACCCGCTGCTGCTGGCCGCCGGAAAGCTCGAAGGGCTTGTGGTCGCACCGATCCCGGAGTCCCACCAGCTCCAGCAGGTTCATGCCCCGCTCCACGGCTTCATCGTTGGTCGTGCCGGCAAAGATCATCGGCAGGGTGACGTTTTCCAGTGCGGTCATCACCGGGATCAGGTTGAAGGTCTGGAAGATGTAGCCGATCTTGCGGCAGCGCAGCCAGGCCAGTTCGTAGGCGTCAAGCTGGGCGATGTCCACCTCGTCGATGAACACCTTGCCCGAAGTGGGTTTGTCCAGGCCGCCGATCATGTTGAACAAGGTGGACTTACCTGAACCCGAGGGGCCCATGATGGAGATGTAGCGGCCTGCCTCGATGGTCAGGTTGATGCCCTTGAGCACCTCCAGGGTATGTTTGCCAAGCTGGAAGGTTTTGACCACGTCGCTTGTCCGGACAATGATGTGTGAGGCCATGGGAGACTATTTTAAGGAGTATGGGTTATTGTTCCACCCGCATGGCCTCCACCGGTTCCATGCGGGCCGCGGTGATGGCGGGATAGATAACACCGAGCAGGCTGAGCAGACAGCCTACCCCGGTGGCGGTCAGCCCAGTCCGCGCCAGTTCGGCCAGGGGCAGGACAGGAAAGATGAGTGAGCCCATGGAGATGGCCGAGGCGAGGATGGCGGTGGCACCACCCAGCAGGGCGCCGATGGCGGCTCCGGCCAGTCCCTGCATGGCGGCTTCGAGGAGAAAGAGCCGCAGGATGAACCGGTCCAGGGCTCCCAGGCATTTCATGGTGCCTATTTCCCGGAACCGCTCGGTCACGGCCATGAGCTGGGCATTGACGATGCCGACCACGCAGACCAGCAGGGAGAGGATGACAATCCAGCGCTGTTTGGCGGTTTCGCCGATACCACCCATGGCAGGGGTTACGTCGTAGCCGGCATGCTCCAGGGCGCGCAGGGCCTCCCGGGTGCCGGAATGCAGCAGGCTGGTGGCGATATCGGTACTTGCCTGGACATGGGCCAGAAACGCCACTGCCAGCACCAGCGAGGTAGTGGTGATCAGGGAGCGGAACAGGCGAACCCGGATGGATTTGTAGGCGATCTCCACCGATTTCGCAAAGGGCAGGGCGACAAGGCGTTCCATGGCATTTTCCGAAAAATCTCAACCTGTACAAAACAAAAGAAGAATGATTCTCCGTCCACTATATCAGAAAAACTCTGGGCGGCAAACAATCAAAGAAGATCTTCCCGGATCAGATCGTGAAAGGTCAGAACCCGGATCCGCGGTGCCCGGGCGAGGGTCTCCAGCAGTATCTCCAGAAATGTAAAGGCTGACCCGTTCATGAGCTGGTGATGGAGCATGATCCCGGCGACACCGGTCTGCACCGCCTGTTCCAGCTCATGGAGCAGGTTGTCCATGCCCTGTTCCGGCTGGTTTTCCTTCCTGGTATGCAGATCCACGTTCATGGCCAGGTCCGGCAGTCCGGCCGGCGGGAGCGGCCTGGCATTTCGGAAGCGTGAAACAGCCTGGAAACCAAGGGAGACCAGGGATTCCAGGGTGGCCTGGGAACAGCGGTTCCAGGGCGGGGTGAAGACCGGGCAGAAGAGGTCGCCCAGCAGGTTCCGGAGATGGTCGCGCCCGGCCCGCAGGTCCCGGTGGATATCTTCAGGGGCCCGATCTTCGCCGAACTCGGCTTTTTTGCTCTCCGGGCCCTGGTGATTGCTGTGGGACAACCCATGCTGGTGCCAGCACCACAGTGGGCTGGCCACATGGAACCGGTCCATTGTCTCCCAGCTTTCCCGGTCGATCCAGCGCGGGACTACGGCCAGGTTGAGAGGGGTCTGGAAAAGCTGGAACAGTTCCATCATGGTGATGAATTCCGGGTCCATCCGGCCGATATCATCGGCTCGAAAGGAGACAACCAGATCCCGGCCGGTTGTCCACGGCCCGTTGAGTATGGCCTGCAACCTGGTGGGCAGATCCGGAGGCAGGGGGCGGGTCCAGAGAGAACCGGTGGTCATCGGCATGCTCCTTTGCTGATAAGTGCCTGCGCTGCTTCTCTGGCACCGTCAAGGCGGATATCCGGTCGGATACGTTGCCGCCGGAGCATGTGGTCCATCCTGTTCGCCAGCCGTCCTGGTTCCAGGTCATGTCGGTCAACGATTTCCAGGCAGGTCAGGGGGAGGAGCCGCTCGGCCCGGAGCCGCTGTTCCCGGTTCTGGCCAAAGGGGTGGATCAGGGCCGGGATGGTGGCGGCCACCACGTTCATGGTGGTGTTGTACCCGCCCATGGAGATGGAGAGATCGGCCGCGGCCAGCCAGGCGGGGAAGATATCGGTAAAGCGGGACAACCGGAGCCTGTCCTTGCCAAAGGGTGTCTCGGGCCTGGCCACGAGAGAGGCCTCCTTCCGCAGCCTGGTCACCTGCGCCTCTGCCATGTAGGGGCCGGTGAAGAGCTGCATCCGGGCCGGAAAATCCAGGGAGCCGTGGGCCAGAGTTGCGGCCTGGAGCAGGGCGGCGCCGACACTGCCGCCGCCGGCACTGGCCACGATCAGCAACTCGTCGGCAGACAGCCCCAGCCTCCGTCGCAACCTTGTCCGGTCGTCCGCTTCCGGCGGATGGCAGATATAGCCGGTATAGCGGACCGGGATCCGGATATCCCCCATCCTGGAAAAGGTCTCGTCGAGCCGGATTACCTGTTCATCGCCATGGATCAGGAGGAGATCAAAGTAGCGGTTCAGCTGTTCAATCACCCTGGTTTCGAACTTTTCCGCCTGGTCTTTTTCCACCAGGATATCGCGGACGCTGGAGGCCGTGAAGCAGCCGGACCGGTTTGCCAGGGCAAGGAGGGGTTCGAGCTCAAAGCGAAAGCCCTTGCGGCCAAAGGGATAAAGCTCGACCAGGAGGATATCGGGTTTCTCGGCAATGAACAGTTCGAGAAGCAACCGGACCCTTTCCTCCTTGACCTGGGCAAGGTCGGCCTGCGGGTCCACGGGCTGGAGGCCGGAAAAGCCGGGATCCATCTTCAGGCCGGGCAGCAGGATCGGCCGTACGTGGGCTGGAATCTCCACTGCCGCCGGGGGACCGCCCAGGACCAGGATAACCTCATGGCTGCTCAGCCGTTTAAGTATTTCCAGGGTCCGGCAGAGATGGCCGATCCCCAGGACATGCTGGCAGTAGACAAGCAGTTTCATGGCGTCGGGGTATCCAGGAAAAGGGCATTGGCCTGGCGGAGCACCAGTTTATCCCGCCGGTATTCCAGCATATGCAGACCATAGCCGCGCAGCAGCCTGGGCTCGTCCGGGAGAAATTTTCTTGCAAGCAGGTGATAGAGCACACACTTGATGTTGCCCTCGTGGCAGACAACCAGGATCCTCTGGCCCGGCCAGCGGCCTCCGGCTTCTTCCAGGGCGGCCATGGTCCGGGCAAGTACCTCCCGCCGGGATTCCCCTCCCGGCGGCCGGAAGTCCCAGCCCTTTTTTCCCTCGGCCTGGACCCGGTCCCTGAATCGGTTGGAGAGTTCCGGAAAAGTGAGCCCGCTCCAGCGGCCCCAGTCCTGTTCCCTGAGTCGCCCGTCAAAATCGACCTCCAGGTCCAGAGTAGTGTTCACCAGTTCCACTGTTTCCCGCGCCCGGCCCAGATCAGAGGCCAGTATCCTGTCCCACGGGCAGTCGGCCAGCTGTCGTCCCCACATCCGGGCCATCTGCCGACCAACAGTGCTCAGTCTGGAGTTCAGACGCCCCTGGATACGGCGCTCTTCGTTCCAGAGCGTCCGGGCGTGGCGGATCAGGCCAAGGGTGGTGGGAGGTGTGTTGTTCATGCCAGCGCCGGGATGTGGTGGCGGTATATCCGGGCAAGTTTTTCGGCCAGCCGCCGGTTGTCAAAGCTGGTTTCCACCAGCTTCCGGCCCGAGCGCGAAGACCTACGGCGCAAGTTGTGGTCGGTCAGCAGCCGCAGGATGGCCTTGGCCATGGCCTCGGGATTTTCCGGCTCCACCAGCAGGCCGGTCTCCCCATGGCGAACGATCTCGGACAGGGCGGAGACCGTGGTCGCCACCGCAGGCAGTTCCATGGCCTGGGTCTCCACCAGGACATTGGGAATGCCGTCCCGGTCGCCGTTTTCAGCGATCTGGCAGCCAAGGACAAAGAGGTCGGCCCGGCGGAACTCCTCGATGACCTGTTCGTGGGGCAGGGTACCGAGCCAGCGGCACCGGTCCTGGAGGCCCAGGTCAAAGATCAGGCCAAGGATCTGATCCCGGTCGTCGCCGCTGCCGATCAGGGTGTAGCGAAAATCGACACCCCGGTCCCGAAGCAGGGCCAGGGCCCGGAGGATGGTGGGGATCCCCTTTTTTTCGGTCAACCGGGCGACGGTAAGCAGCCGGTAGGGTTCCCGGGGCTCATTTCTGGTCACCCCGCCGGAAAAGAGCTGCAGGTCAATTCCGTGGTACACGCAGTGGATCGGGGTGTCGACGCCTCCGGCCAGCTCCTGAAGATATTTTTTGTTGTAGTTGGTGCAGGTGACCACAAAGGAGGCCAGACTGATCTTTTCCCGTAACTGCGCCCGGTTGGAGGTATAGATGTCCTTGGCATGGGCGGTGAAGCTGAAGTTCAGGCCGCTTTGCATGGAGGAGAACAGGGCCACCGAGCTGGGGGAATGGGCGAAATGGGCGTGGAGATGGACCACATCCGGATGACGCCTGAGCAGGTGGCCGCTCAGGTAGCCGGCCTGGAGCAGGTGTTTGACGGTCCCCAGGCTGCGGGTCCGGGCAAAACGTTCGCCGGCCTTGCCCAGGGCGGCCAGGAAACGGTGCGGCT encodes:
- a CDS encoding polysaccharide deacetylase family protein, producing the protein MTTGSLWTRPLPPDLPTRLQAILNGPWTTGRDLVVSFRADDIGRMDPEFITMMELFQLFQTPLNLAVVPRWIDRESWETMDRFHVASPLWCWHQHGLSHSNHQGPESKKAEFGEDRAPEDIHRDLRAGRDHLRNLLGDLFCPVFTPPWNRCSQATLESLVSLGFQAVSRFRNARPLPPAGLPDLAMNVDLHTRKENQPEQGMDNLLHELEQAVQTGVAGIMLHHQLMNGSAFTFLEILLETLARAPRIRVLTFHDLIREDLL
- a CDS encoding ABC transporter permease produces the protein MASLAGLVGLTLATTGDIRPWWGTPFDTPGRIDWGFARRQFQLVRQLLDSLDRAATLNHTRIRNGFATISGRTSLLLQGELFPDSPAPGTVILAYQGPARYHVITDRRGRFLLKGVADKKHVLDKVILEGYRFSERDGNALWAIDKKLTGKAAYRIKMRRRAMKTDLVMFPCRQTTIFNLLEPRSFRYLTKMQLIDGRREAPPLRSWYSRLDTRASTIGSIFLEPRTPLKLTLSDTVLARKMILTNGSLEQPLGRGYLIDANPRLPHTDFLAARDMWTLLGPRIENLEEHGIHNQRIKTLRREGEQTLERAARALTAKRYDIFREQASRSWALASQVYLHVEQTQKDVLFGVLFYIALFVPFAFCMERLLFGFVSIYKRIVAFSGLLLLLIGVISQVHPAFKLAYSPTVVILAFFIIGLSLLVTVIIVARFEQEMQVLQRRASHRRPSEISAWKAFVAAFFLGVSNLRRRRLRTGLTCLTLVILTFTIMSFTTVKSVRTQNRLQFTDQAPYQGMLLKDIGWNDLPREALFAFSLLFDTTAVISPRIWFQGDEPDRPPTIQIRSGPTTGIFHGLIGLGATEPAVTGLDDILVAGRWFRSGERNSVLIPTRLARRIGFDPRRSADQRTLNLWGLELQIIGVFSEQLLGQRPDLDGETLTPVVFPSENGMEMSEVEKEALESGEDVRSFQGRYRHLEPDQILILPADTLLALGGRLKGVAIKPPPGDPSAQAARLNERFGLALFSGEKNGVFLYNGAETISYSGIPGIIIPLLISVLIVLNTMISSVHERKREIAVYTSVGLAPTHVSFLFVAEALAFGVISVVLGYLLAQTSAVLLADTQLWQGITVNYSSTAGVAALVLVMGVVLLSVIYPSRMAAAIAIPDVNRSWSMPKAREDTIEVTLPFLMRYHEHASICGFLYSYLLGHQDVSHGLFSTGEVELLADHSGLARVLDHGDGCVHLRAKVWLAPFDFGIVQRVEIHFCPAREGKEFLEIRVRLTRLAGEFALWYRANKQFLNGLRKQLLAWRSLDDEGHREYAALFLQAAGNTRERES
- a CDS encoding glycosyltransferase family protein, with amino-acid sequence MKLLVYCQHVLGIGHLCRTLEILKRLSSHEVILVLGGPPAAVEIPAHVRPILLPGLKMDPGFSGLQPVDPQADLAQVKEERVRLLLELFIAEKPDILLVELYPFGRKGFRFELEPLLALANRSGCFTASSVRDILVEKDQAEKFETRVIEQLNRYFDLLLIHGDEQVIRLDETFSRMGDIRIPVRYTGYICHPPEADDRTRLRRRLGLSADELLIVASAGGGSVGAALLQAATLAHGSLDFPARMQLFTGPYMAEAQVTRLRKEASLVARPETPFGKDRLRLSRFTDIFPAWLAAADLSISMGGYNTTMNVVAATIPALIHPFGQNREQRLRAERLLPLTCLEIVDRHDLEPGRLANRMDHMLRRQRIRPDIRLDGAREAAQALISKGACR
- a CDS encoding histidine phosphatase family protein, producing the protein MNNTPPTTLGLIRHARTLWNEERRIQGRLNSRLSTVGRQMARMWGRQLADCPWDRILASDLGRARETVELVNTTLDLEVDFDGRLREQDWGRWSGLTFPELSNRFRDRVQAEGKKGWDFRPPGGESRREVLARTMAALEEAGGRWPGQRILVVCHEGNIKCVLYHLLARKFLPDEPRLLRGYGLHMLEYRRDKLVLRQANALFLDTPTP
- a CDS encoding PA domain-containing protein yields the protein MNSPAASICSRPRPPVLLVAMLLVLLSGLPTLALATSSSLEDTVHFLAGLEDRSTGTPGNRRAAAYVRNRLKSAGPEKLFSLPFTVPVLQASYAALYVGGATFELKPFIYNQITPEKLPPEGITGPLIYVGRGETSDFNGHEIKGSIILMDFDSGRNWEIAAALGARALIFVNRNTPVRSRFKEKEELSPIDFPCFWVEAASLEDLPARLERGEKISARLRGGLNWEAAVSENIGALFPGTDPELGQELIIVEAAYDASVFLPGAAPGADEALSISTLLELADILGANPPKRSFLLLATGARAQAQAGMREAIWCLTTSEKTLRKMVRGLKKERQQVLAWLEVIDQYRNRSLQPDRGSLFQEAIKEPLKKQIDALTTRLMQLRLETREGREAQIRELASHRLQLRRLSWRTSFTDMHPEEEKILQEITTLAVAEHRQVLAEIQAEQDMLQHLATLRSQLDRTTIQAVVSLHLSSQGSGLGAFHGGFLYPLRPMINRTSSYRNLNAALEQGAARAASDAPSFISFLRPNRLQPWQDLLPDRPQLGARWPAWPAWWA
- a CDS encoding ABC transporter permease produces the protein MERLVALPFAKSVEIAYKSIRVRLFRSLITTTSLVLAVAFLAHVQASTDIATSLLHSGTREALRALEHAGYDVTPAMGGIGETAKQRWIVILSLLVCVVGIVNAQLMAVTERFREIGTMKCLGALDRFILRLFLLEAAMQGLAGAAIGALLGGATAILASAISMGSLIFPVLPLAELARTGLTATGVGCLLSLLGVIYPAITAARMEPVEAMRVEQ
- a CDS encoding ABC transporter ATP-binding protein, which translates into the protein MASHIIVRTSDVVKTFQLGKHTLEVLKGINLTIEAGRYISIMGPSGSGKSTLFNMIGGLDKPTSGKVFIDEVDIAQLDAYELAWLRCRKIGYIFQTFNLIPVMTALENVTLPMIFAGTTNDEAVERGMNLLELVGLRDRCDHKPFELSGGQQQRVAVARALANNPAIILADEPTGNLDLTTGEEIIRLLKEMSSERGVTVISATHDFKMLSVSDQVIWIRDGRIDKIEERDELNISVGTIQ
- a CDS encoding glycosyltransferase family 4 protein encodes the protein MTGPTLGMILKGYPRISESFISNEILLLEELGFRIRIFSMRHPREPFCHDSVRRIRAGVDYLPTELFTDFPRLVLPTAMLAVREPHRFLAALGKAGERFARTRSLGTVKHLLQAGYLSGHLLRRHPDVVHLHAHFAHSPSSVALFSSMQSGLNFSFTAHAKDIYTSNRAQLREKISLASFVVTCTNYNKKYLQELAGGVDTPIHCVYHGIDLQLFSGGVTRNEPREPYRLLTVARLTEKKGIPTILRALALLRDRGVDFRYTLIGSGDDRDQILGLIFDLGLQDRCRWLGTLPHEQVIEEFRRADLFVLGCQIAENGDRDGIPNVLVETQAMELPAVATTVSALSEIVRHGETGLLVEPENPEAMAKAILRLLTDHNLRRRSSRSGRKLVETSFDNRRLAEKLARIYRHHIPALA